From a region of the Triticum aestivum cultivar Chinese Spring chromosome 7D, IWGSC CS RefSeq v2.1, whole genome shotgun sequence genome:
- the LOC123165846 gene encoding uncharacterized protein isoform X1 has product MLKLNCINAQGRTFMFEREGWKSGDGVREEASAYPAVRAPSSMLLLTVPTSSWQVQIAEVYDLDFAIEVVEADIVQEADALIMYTHHLRKERRRQNYFITMSYHLWTFCCWDLDHKGLLNTRWECTRQGKSLMLPLESIIQHSVCMSCTFFFWPSLRCAGEWRQGTWTMPACTPKFLDTSETFHKWAFGGSALLPIHSLIWFGVLEMELFDSLQFVRTKGTG; this is encoded by the exons ATGCTCAAATTAAATTGTATAAATGCTCAGGGGAGGACATTTATGTTTGAGAGAGAGGGATGGAAAAGTGGGGATGGAGTAAGAGAAGAGGCCTCGGCTTATCCTGCAGTTCGAGCCCCGTCTTCTATGCTTCTGCTCACAGTCCCAACATCCTCATGGCAGGTCCAAATCGCTGAG GTTTATGACCTTGATTTTGCCATAGAGGTAGTAGAAGCAGATATAGTGCAAGAAGCCGATGCACTCATAATGTACACCCATCACCTGAGGAAAGAGAGAAG AAGACAGAATTATTTTATCACCATGTCTTATCATTTATGGACATTTTGCTGTTGGGATCTTGATCATAAAG GTTTGTTGAACACTAGATGGGAATGTACTCGACAGGGGAAGTCCTTAATGCTACCGTTGGAGTCCATCATCCAACACTCTGTTTGCATGAGCTGCACATTTTTTTTTTGGCCCAGTCTCAGATGCGCTGGAGAGTGGAGACAGGGAACTTGGACCATGCCCGCGTGCACCCCAAAGTTCCTGGACACTAGCGAAACCTTCCACAAGTGGGCGTTTGGAGGTTCGGCTCTGTTGCCCATCCATTCTCTGATTTGGTTTGGTGTGTTAGAGATGGAATTGTTTGACAGTCTTCAGTTTGTCAGAACAAAGGGTACCGGGTAA
- the LOC123165846 gene encoding uncharacterized protein isoform X2 — MFEREGWKSGDGVREEASAYPAVRAPSSMLLLTVPTSSWQVQIAEVYDLDFAIEVVEADIVQEADALIMYTHHLRKERRRQNYFITMSYHLWTFCCWDLDHKGLLNTRWECTRQGKSLMLPLESIIQHSVCMSCTFFFWPSLRCAGEWRQGTWTMPACTPKFLDTSETFHKWAFGGSALLPIHSLIWFGVLEMELFDSLQFVRTKGTG; from the exons ATGTTTGAGAGAGAGGGATGGAAAAGTGGGGATGGAGTAAGAGAAGAGGCCTCGGCTTATCCTGCAGTTCGAGCCCCGTCTTCTATGCTTCTGCTCACAGTCCCAACATCCTCATGGCAGGTCCAAATCGCTGAG GTTTATGACCTTGATTTTGCCATAGAGGTAGTAGAAGCAGATATAGTGCAAGAAGCCGATGCACTCATAATGTACACCCATCACCTGAGGAAAGAGAGAAG AAGACAGAATTATTTTATCACCATGTCTTATCATTTATGGACATTTTGCTGTTGGGATCTTGATCATAAAG GTTTGTTGAACACTAGATGGGAATGTACTCGACAGGGGAAGTCCTTAATGCTACCGTTGGAGTCCATCATCCAACACTCTGTTTGCATGAGCTGCACATTTTTTTTTTGGCCCAGTCTCAGATGCGCTGGAGAGTGGAGACAGGGAACTTGGACCATGCCCGCGTGCACCCCAAAGTTCCTGGACACTAGCGAAACCTTCCACAAGTGGGCGTTTGGAGGTTCGGCTCTGTTGCCCATCCATTCTCTGATTTGGTTTGGTGTGTTAGAGATGGAATTGTTTGACAGTCTTCAGTTTGTCAGAACAAAGGGTACCGGGTAA
- the LOC123165846 gene encoding uncharacterized protein isoform X3: MLKLNCINAQGRTFMFEREGWKSGDGVREEASAYPAVRAPSSMLLLTVPTSSWQVQIAEVYDLDFAIEVVEADIVQEADALIMYTHHLRKERRRQNYFITMSYHLWTFCCWDLDHKGLLNTRWECTRQGKSLMLPLESIIQHSVCMSCTFFFWPSLRCAGEWRQGTWTMPACTPKFLDTSETFHKWAFGA, translated from the exons ATGCTCAAATTAAATTGTATAAATGCTCAGGGGAGGACATTTATGTTTGAGAGAGAGGGATGGAAAAGTGGGGATGGAGTAAGAGAAGAGGCCTCGGCTTATCCTGCAGTTCGAGCCCCGTCTTCTATGCTTCTGCTCACAGTCCCAACATCCTCATGGCAGGTCCAAATCGCTGAG GTTTATGACCTTGATTTTGCCATAGAGGTAGTAGAAGCAGATATAGTGCAAGAAGCCGATGCACTCATAATGTACACCCATCACCTGAGGAAAGAGAGAAG AAGACAGAATTATTTTATCACCATGTCTTATCATTTATGGACATTTTGCTGTTGGGATCTTGATCATAAAG GTTTGTTGAACACTAGATGGGAATGTACTCGACAGGGGAAGTCCTTAATGCTACCGTTGGAGTCCATCATCCAACACTCTGTTTGCATGAGCTGCACATTTTTTTTTTGGCCCAGTCTCAGATGCGCTGGAGAGTGGAGACAGGGAACTTGGACCATGCCCGCGTGCACCCCAAAGTTCCTGGACACTAGCGAAACCTTCCACAAGTGGGCGTTTGGAG CTTGA